A stretch of the Pseudomonas putida genome encodes the following:
- a CDS encoding DNA sulfur modification protein DndB, producing MYDAVIAKEACSLETQRFVPGEVVSIHRDGTAARNAADKANKRKGEYGLFVAVHSESLVKKGDLREDLLNQHELNERREYGKRLMRAILSDELTGKRNVMADDAGYHLQHLGITLEELKEWYEEEVRAEHLEQQIRYQEHAHLRARGFEAQKAIDEIRNQPCFAVPAVRGIQAGQEYFLAQIPYPILARLFVFDEEEAVPAELRAQRALNKKRAESISEYMLDNRDTYVLPALTASVDKAMAFEALEGIEQLGTLHIPMSATMLINDGQHRRLAIEMALRNDETLRHETAPVQIHFDQGLQRSQQIFADINSKAVKPSSAINALYDHRNPYNTWLQDLLTQLPAIKRKIDFENGTPGMRSSKLWSLIAFKKFVTLLTGLSEKTITGLSDDELMDCADLVREFLEGCEKYIPQWGNMVSGKIAASDVRENFVIGHAVFLEALGTFGREALFYGTHLSPQEKSAKVIDPGKAKWHVLRPLEALQPSKSDGMWENRCVVLGKMQKTVDGTKATAAQLLSIANIPMPESLAELHQRIIK from the coding sequence ATGTACGACGCAGTGATCGCCAAAGAAGCGTGCTCCCTTGAGACACAGCGGTTTGTACCGGGGGAGGTTGTTTCGATTCACAGGGATGGCACAGCGGCTCGTAATGCCGCGGACAAAGCCAACAAGCGCAAAGGCGAGTACGGCCTTTTTGTGGCGGTTCATTCAGAGAGCCTGGTGAAGAAGGGGGATTTGCGGGAAGACCTGTTGAATCAACATGAGCTGAATGAGCGCCGTGAGTATGGCAAGCGACTGATGCGAGCAATCTTGTCCGACGAGCTCACCGGTAAGCGAAACGTAATGGCTGACGACGCTGGATATCACCTGCAGCATTTAGGCATCACTTTGGAGGAGCTCAAAGAGTGGTACGAAGAAGAGGTTCGGGCAGAACATCTTGAGCAACAGATCCGATATCAGGAGCATGCACACTTGCGGGCAAGAGGGTTCGAGGCTCAAAAAGCTATCGATGAGATTCGTAACCAACCCTGCTTTGCCGTACCAGCCGTGCGTGGTATCCAGGCTGGGCAGGAGTATTTTCTCGCCCAGATTCCATACCCAATCCTGGCTCGCCTGTTTGTTTTCGACGAAGAGGAAGCCGTGCCTGCGGAATTGCGCGCTCAGCGTGCGTTGAACAAGAAACGGGCAGAATCTATCAGTGAATACATGCTCGACAACCGGGACACCTATGTACTGCCGGCGCTAACGGCGAGCGTCGACAAGGCTATGGCTTTTGAAGCGCTTGAAGGCATCGAGCAGCTGGGCACGCTACACATTCCCATGAGCGCCACCATGCTGATCAATGATGGGCAGCACCGGCGCCTGGCTATCGAAATGGCACTGCGCAACGACGAGACGCTGCGCCATGAAACGGCGCCGGTACAGATTCACTTTGACCAAGGCCTGCAGCGCTCTCAACAGATCTTTGCTGACATCAACAGCAAGGCGGTGAAGCCGTCCAGCGCGATCAATGCGCTGTATGATCATCGCAATCCATACAACACCTGGCTCCAGGATCTCCTCACACAGCTTCCTGCGATCAAGCGCAAGATCGACTTCGAGAACGGTACTCCGGGCATGCGTTCGTCCAAGCTCTGGAGCCTGATTGCCTTCAAAAAATTCGTGACACTGCTTACGGGGCTCAGTGAGAAAACTATCACTGGCCTGAGTGATGATGAGCTAATGGACTGCGCCGATCTTGTGCGTGAGTTCCTCGAAGGTTGTGAGAAGTACATCCCCCAGTGGGGCAATATGGTTTCCGGCAAGATCGCTGCCTCGGATGTGCGTGAGAATTTCGTCATTGGACACGCGGTCTTCCTGGAGGCGCTTGGGACGTTCGGTCGTGAAGCGCTGTTTTACGGTACGCATCTATCGCCTCAAGAGAAGAGCGCCAAGGTCATTGATCCAGGCAAGGCCAAGTGGCATGTGTTGAGACCGCTCGAGGCGCTTCAACCGTCAAAGAGCGACGGCATGTGGGAGAATCGGTGCGTGGTATTGGGCAAAATGCAGAAGACGGTCGACGGGACCAAAGCCACTGCCGCTCAGCTGCTTTCGATTGCCAACATTCCTATGCCGGAATCGCTGGCCGAATTGCACCAGCGCATCATCAAGTGA
- a CDS encoding tyrosine-type recombinase/integrase yields MKDIQITRQPGKLTEAQYLALSEVPAATEWLANIDNPQTRRAYSIDIGDFTAFVGIVHPDQFREVQRAHVLAWRADLERRVLSAATIRRKLAALTSLFDHLLDSNAVAGGNPVHGVKRPPNESNEGKTPALGDDQAKALLDAPDLDSVKGLRDRALLAVLLYHGLRREEAAMLDVDDLQERRGVRHLKVHGKGRKVRYLPLHPVAAERIHQYLEADGERTTGPLFRSVRGRTPGARLLANGIYSIIGFWAKTAGIAVAGLGVHGLRATAATNALEHEADIAKVQTWLGHSNISTTRLYDRRGQRPEDSPTYKVKY; encoded by the coding sequence ATGAAAGACATTCAGATAACCAGGCAGCCTGGCAAACTCACTGAAGCGCAGTACCTGGCTCTATCTGAGGTGCCAGCTGCTACCGAGTGGTTGGCCAACATTGATAACCCGCAGACCCGCCGTGCCTACAGCATCGATATCGGCGATTTCACCGCTTTCGTGGGCATTGTCCATCCGGACCAGTTCAGAGAGGTTCAACGCGCCCATGTTCTAGCTTGGCGAGCTGACCTCGAGCGCAGAGTGTTGTCCGCCGCAACCATCCGGCGAAAGCTTGCTGCGTTGACCAGCCTGTTTGATCACCTGCTGGACAGCAACGCTGTGGCGGGAGGCAATCCCGTCCATGGCGTCAAGCGGCCTCCGAATGAAAGCAATGAAGGTAAAACGCCGGCGCTGGGCGACGACCAGGCCAAGGCACTACTTGATGCTCCAGATCTGGATAGCGTGAAGGGGCTTCGCGATCGAGCCCTGCTGGCGGTTCTCCTATACCACGGATTGCGTCGTGAGGAGGCAGCTATGTTGGATGTCGACGACCTGCAGGAACGCCGCGGCGTTCGTCATTTGAAGGTGCATGGCAAAGGTCGCAAGGTGCGCTACCTGCCACTCCATCCAGTGGCTGCAGAGCGGATCCACCAATACCTGGAAGCGGATGGCGAGCGGACCACGGGCCCATTGTTTCGCTCTGTTCGCGGACGGACCCCAGGGGCGCGTTTGCTGGCCAACGGTATTTATTCGATCATCGGGTTTTGGGCCAAAACGGCCGGCATTGCGGTGGCTGGCCTTGGTGTGCATGGGCTGCGGGCTACTGCCGCAACCAATGCTTTGGAGCACGAGGCTGATATCGCGAAGGTCCAGACCTGGCTGGGACATTCCAATATCAGCACGACGCGCCTTTACGATCGGCGTGGCCAGCGGCCGGAGGATTCGCCGACCTACAAGGTCAAATATTGA